From Arachis hypogaea cultivar Tifrunner chromosome 3, arahy.Tifrunner.gnm2.J5K5, whole genome shotgun sequence:
TTTCGCAGGCAAGATCAATTGgtgcccaccgtggggccgaagaGATACCATTCTTTCTTTTGGTCCCATTGTTTTTGCTCGCACCCATGGCTGACGTACCACCTCCTTCCACATCCAAACTTATGCGAATGGTAACCGAGTTGCAACAAGCCAATCAGCGGATGGCAGATGAAAATCAACTGATGGCCGCTCAAATCGCTGAACTGAACCATGCTCAGATCGAGAACAATAACGCTCGTCGACAACAAACAGAAAATGATGAGCATCATTCTGACCCCTCTCATGTTTCGGAGACCAATCAGGCTGAGGAACCCCAGCTTGAAGACAAAAACGAGGAACCTGACGAACTTATAGGACCTTTCACACCAGAAGTAATGAACTTCAAGCTACCAAAGAGATTCACCTTGCCGCTAACCCTCACACCTTATGATGGCCTCGGAGATCCGAAGAAATTTCTCAAAAAATTCCGATCAATAATGATTGTCAACGGTGCATCTGATATTATTTTATGCCGTTGCTTTCCGAATTATTTAGACGGTCCTACACTTGATTGGTTGTGTGCTTTGCCTGCAGGGTCCATTTCAAGATTCCAACAACTAGCCAAGCTCTTTGAGGAACACTTTGCTGGATTTGCAATTTACCTGCACGATTCGGATTATCTGAATACAATCAAACAAGGACAAAATGAAAGTCTAAAGGATTACATAACTCGCTTCTCCAAGGTCGCCATCAGCATACCAAACCTTCACCCTGAAGTCTACCTTCACGCAATTAAAAGCGGACTCTGGCCCGAAAAGTTCCAAGAAACCATTGCTGTGGCTAAGCCGAAAACTCTTGCCGAGTTCCGCAAAAAGGTGAAAGGTCAAATTGATATTGAAGAACTAAGACAAGCCCGGAAGTCGGAGAAAACACATTTCAAAGATGACGACAAGGTGCCAAACagtaagaaaaattttaaactaactCCTCGGTTTGACTCTTATATGCAGTTCAACACCAAACACAAGGATATCATCAAAAAAATCCCGAATTCGAAGTTAATCAAACCACCAAGGAAGGCTGGTACCTATCAAGATGCTAAGAACGTGGATAAGTCCAAGTATTGTGCATTCTACCAAAAGCACGGCCACACTACCGACGACTGTGTGGTGGCAAAAGACCTCCTGGAAAGACTAGCTCGGCAAGGCCACCTCGACAAATATATCGGAGGACACATGCATAAACGTTCCACAACCAATGACCTAGCCGAACAATCACATCGGGACAAAGAAAAGGCAACACCAAGCACTTATGAAAGGCCCCGAGGTATAATTAACTATATTTCAGGAGGATACGCCAGCGGAGGACATTCAAATTCAGCTAGGAAAAGATCGTACCAAGCAATATGCTCGGTAGACAGCCCAGATGTTGGAACCGACGTCAACACACCACTCCCACAGGTCACATTTACACATGAGGACTTCAATTCTAGTATACAAAACCTAGATGACCTTGTTGTCATCACCCTACAATTGGGAGATTTGTTGGTAAAGAAGGTCCTCCTGGACCCTGGAAGCAGCGCCGACGTTCTCTTCTACTcaacatttcaaaaaatgaagTTAAGCAACAATGTTCTGCAGTCAACAGACGGAGACCTAGTCGGTTTCTCGGGTGAGCGAGTTTTGATAATAGGCTCAGTGTGGTTAAACACCACACTAGGTGAACATCCTCTTTCAAAAACATGTGACATTCAATATTTAGTAGTAGTTTGCTTAAGTCCATATAATCTTATACTTGGTCGACCTTTTTTAAACAAGTTCGGCGCAATTGTATCTACAGTTCATCTGTGTGTTAAGTTTCCTCTGCAGGATGACCACGTCGTTATAATACATGGAGACCAAAAGGAAGCGCGACAATGCTACAATATCAGCATGAAATTACAAAATCATTCACAACAACAGATCAACAATGTTGacattaacaacaacaactcagCACTGGCTTCCGAGAAAGACCTTCACCATCTGATGACTTGCAAAAAGTTTATTTTACTGATGACCCTAACAAATTCACCTTTGTAGGAAAATCAGTCAATGAGAACGAGCTGGAAGCCATCACCGCCTTTCTACAACAGCAAGCCGACCTGTTCGCATAGACACCTTCTGACATGCCCGGCATCGACCCACAAGTCATCAGCCATAAGCTAGCAATAAACCCATCTACACGAcctgtacaaaaaaaaaagaaaactcggGGACGAGAAAAGAAGGGCATCACTAGAAGAAACTCAAAAGCTGATCAATGAAAATTTCATTACAGAAATCATATTCActacatggctagccaatgtggtaatggtaagaaaacaaaacggtaaatggcgcatgtgcgtcgactttactgATTTAAACAAATCATGCCCGAAAGATTCCTATCCCTT
This genomic window contains:
- the LOC112775187 gene encoding uncharacterized protein, which gives rise to MADVPPPSTSKLMRMVTELQQANQRMADENQLMAAQIAELNHAQIENNNARRQQTENDEHHSDPSHVSETNQAEEPQLEDKNEEPDELIGPFTPEVMNFKLPKRFTLPLTLTPYDGLGDPKKFLKKFRSIMIVNGASDIILCRCFPNYLDGPTLDWLCALPAGSISRFQQLAKLFEEHFAGFAIYLHDSDYLNTIKQGQNESLKDYITRFSKVAISIPNLHPEVYLHAIKSGLWPEKFQETIAVAKPKTLAEFRKKVKGQIDIEELRQARKSEKTHFKDDDKVPNSKKNFKLTPRFDSYMQFNTKHKDIIKKIPNSKLIKPPRKAGTYQDAKNVDKSKYCAFYQKHGHTTDDCVVAKDLLERLARQGHLDKYIGGHMHKRSTTNDLAEQSHRDKEKATPSTYERPRGIINYISGGYASGGHSNSARKRSYQAICSVDSPDVGTDVNTPLPQVTFTHEDFNSSIQNLDDLVVITLQLGDLLVKKVLLDPGSSADVLFYSTFQKMKLSNNVLQSTDGDLVGFSGERVLIIGSVWLNTTLGEHPLSKTCDIQYLVVVCLSPYNLILGRPFLNKFGAIVSTVHLCVKFPLQDDHVVIIHGDQKEARQCYNISMKLQNHSQQQINNVDINNNNSALASEKDLHHLMTCKKFILLMTLTNSPL